A window of Modestobacter versicolor contains these coding sequences:
- a CDS encoding 50S ribosomal protein bL37, producing the protein MSKRGRKRRARKKSGANHGKRPNA; encoded by the coding sequence ATGTCCAAGCGTGGACGCAAGCGGCGCGCCCGCAAGAAGAGCGGCGCCAACCACGGCAAGCGCCCCAACGCGTGA